One part of the Lytechinus pictus isolate F3 Inbred chromosome 3, Lp3.0, whole genome shotgun sequence genome encodes these proteins:
- the LOC135153714 gene encoding uncharacterized protein LOC135153714 has translation MEGSIDEEVTFKVNSKPDDCVKMDSVNMHSDFMNRDDIRPEDSVSQRGSSSTTSASWRLRARARRAALQAEVMALQEQQELELEEIKLKQRKAELLLKMKLKVAEAEEAVYKGTESDVKVKGKTDPLEQDKTEESCKLEPSRDNSTMPAKTKLTPTCDNSSTSESDKMMGKMHSDIFHHLQQGQKQHQKLLEAITISTANIVSFDGNPLNFYEFMRSFDSVIGSSSLDNNTKLLKLYHLCSGAAKDIIHCCLMMHPDDGYLHARTLLTDRFGNAFKICDAWIKKITEGPVIQNDPKQLSDFADQLKTCGETLMAIGMLRELSCRSELVKIIERLPFHLKSRWVRHVKSIRDVGRQPTIQDAVDFITDAADELNDPVFGALLTGGQKSGSTDKVRTMSGRGQVSVFTTSANSSTQNCIMYNASHDLFGCQEFKNMNPGERFINIFIRQVVRSDIFP, from the coding sequence ATGGAAGGCAGCATAGATGAAGAAGTCACCTTTAAGGTCAATAGTAAGCCGGATGATTGTGTAAAGATGGACAGTGTCAACATGCACAGTGACTTTATGAACAGAGATGACATCAGGCCCGAAGACTCTGTGAGTCAGAGGGGTAGTAGCAGTACCACGTCAGCTAGTTGGAGGCTTCGAGCTAGGGCTAGGAGAGCTGCCTTACAAGCGGAAGTTATGGCTCTGCAAGAGCAACAAGAGCTTGAGCTTGAGGAAATCAAGTTAAAACAAAGGAAAGCTGAACTtcttcttaaaatgaaattgaaggtAGCAGAGGCAGAAGAAGCTGTTTATAAAGGTACAGAGTCAGATGTCAAGGTCAAAGGAAAGACTGATCCTTTAGAACAGGACAAGACTGAAGAATCTTGTAAGCTTGAACCTTCCAGGGACAATTCGACGATGCCGGCCAAGACAAAACTGACACCAACTTGTGACAATTCTTCAACCAGTGAAAGTGATAAGATGATGGGTAAGATGCATTCTGACATTTTCCATCACTTACAGCAAGGACAGAAACAACATCAGAAGCTGTTGGAAGCTATCACCATTTCCACTGCCAACATTGTGTCCTTTGATGGTAACCCtttgaatttttatgaattcatgcGGTCGTTTGACAGCGTCATTGGTAGTTCTTCATTGGACAATAACACCAAGCTACTTAAGTTATATCATCTTTGTAGTGGAGCTGCCAAAGACATCATCCATTGTTGTCTAATGATGCATCCAGATGATGGATACTTACATGCAAGGACGCTACTGACTGATCGATTTGGAAATGCCTTCAAGATCTGTGATGCCTGGATCAAGAAGATCACAGAAGGACCTGTCATACAAAATGATCCAAAACAGCTGAGCGATTTCGCTGATCAGCTTAAGACCTGCGGTGAAACCTTGATGGCAATAGGAATGCTCCGAGAATTAAGCTGTAGGAGTGAATTGGTAAAGATCATTGAACGTTTGCCATTTCACCTGAAGAGCCGCTGGGTACGTCATGTGAAATCAATCAGAGATGTTGGAAGACAGCCTACTATCCAAGATGCAGTTGACTTTATTACTGATGCAGCGGATGAGCTCAATGATCCTGTATTTGGTGCCCTTCTTACTGGAGGACAAAAGAGCGGAAGTACTGACAAAGTAAGAACCATGTCAGGTAGAGGTCAGGTGAGCGTATTTACCACTTCGGCCAATTCATCAACTCAGAACTGCATCATGTATAATGCAAGCCATGATCTTTTTGGCTGCCAGGAGTTCAAAAACATGaatccaggggagcgtttcatcaatattttcatccgacaagttgtcagatctgacatctttccatga